CTGCACGCCTGTGATTTCGGATGACGCGGAGCATCGCGTCGCGGTTGTTCTTGAATTTCGGGAACGGCTTCACGTCACGCGCCATTTCGGCACTCGTGGCATAAGATTCACCGGTCATGATGGACGTAAGAGCACCGCAGAAGGCAAGTGCCTTAGGTGAGTCATACGGAATGCCCATCATCATGAGGACTGTTCCAAGGTTGGCGTAGCCAAGACCGAGCGTACGGAAGTCAAAGCTCTTTTGTGCCACTTCCTTGGATGGGAATTGGGCCATAAGAACGGACACTTCGAGCACGATGGTCCAGAGGCGGACGGCGTGACGATAGTCATCTACCTTCATCGTTTGCGTTTCTTCATCATAGAAGTGCGCAAGGTTCATCGATGCAAGGTTGCACGCTGTATCGTCGAGGAACATGTACTCAGAGCAAGGATTCGATCCGTTGATCCGGCCATCATTCGGGCACGTGTGCCATTCGTTGATGGTAGTGTCGAATTGAAGTCCCGGATCTGCACTCTTCCAAGAGCTGAGATTGATCTTCTCCCACAACATGCGAGCGCTCACCGTGGTGCGCTTTTCGCTGTTGGTCCGCCATACAAGATCCCATGATCCATCTGTCATCACGGCTTCCATGAACTCATTCGTTACACGAACGGAGTTGTTGGAGTTCTGGCCGGAAACAGTCTGGTATGCTTCACCCTCGTAGTGTGTGTCATACGAGGAGAAGTCCAACGTTGTGATACCCTGCTTCACCAAGGCAAGCGTACGCTTGATGATGTTGTACGGTACACCACGATTAAGGGCGCGCTGGATCAAGATTCGCAAACGCTCATTCGTTGCTTCATCAGCACCGCTTTCCACGGCTGTTTCAACGATGGCTTCGAGGAAGGTTGATGCGATCTTTGAACCGGCCACAAGTGCAGCCACCTTCTCTTCTTCCTTCGCCTTCCACTCAATGAACTTCTCGATATCCGGGTGATCAACGTTCACGATCACCATCTTCGCAGCTCGGCGGGTTGTTCCACCACTCTTGATGGCGCCGGCTGCACGGTCGAAGATCTTGAGGAACGACATCAGTCCGCTCGAAACGCCCCCTCCCGACAAACGTTCTTGTTCGCCGCGGAGATTGGAGAAGTTTGAGCCTGTACCCGAGCCATACTTAAAGATGCGGGCTTCGCGCGTGGCAAGATCGAAGATCCCGCCTTCGTTCACGAGGTCATCTTCTACCGACTGAATGAAGCAGGCATGGGGCTGTGGGTGGGTGTAGGCATCGCTCGAACGCGTGAGCTTCTTGGTGTCAGGGTCTACGAAATAGTGCCCCTGCGCGCTGCCAGTGATCCCGTACGCATAACTCAGGCCCGTGTTGAACCACTGCGGCGAATTCGGTGCCGCCATCTGCTTGAGCAGCATGTAGGAGATCTCGTCGTAGAATGCCTGTGCGTCTTCGGGCGTGTCGAAGTATCCATACTTCTCACCCCACCAACGCCAACATCCTGCCATACGGTGTACGACCTGACGCACGGAGGTTTCCGGGCCGGTCAGTGGCTTTCCAGATTCATCAAGTTTCGGTTGACCGTTTGCTTCGAGCTGTGGTACTCCCGCCTTGCGGAAATACTTCTGCACAAGAATGTCGGTTGCTACCTGAGACCACGCCTCAGGTACCTCAACCTTGTCCATCCGAAAGATCTCTTTACCACTCTGATTGCGAAGGACTGAGTCCCTCTCCAAGTACCGGAACATATCGTACGGGCTTGTCCCCGACGTCGTAAACCGGCGCGAAATATTCATGCAGTCCCTCCAAATGAGCAATTGTGTTCTACCCCCCTCGGGCAAAAACACCTAACGATCGCTCAGCCTGGCACCGATTCAAGAAGACGCTACCGCAGCGGTGCGGGTAGTATCCGTCCGTTGAAGGTCGTTTCGGGTGATGGGTTGTGGGATCGAAAAGGTTGGACGTTGTCTCTACGACGCGAGTCGTAAGCAAAGGTGCTTTACGGTTGTTCTTCCTCTTCGTGCTGCAACGTTTTGGAGACAACGGGGGGCAAAATAGTGTTAGTCCGGTACGTCGTCAACGTACATCAGTCCGTGTGGAAAACTATAGGTCGGATTGGGTGAAACACAACGAATTCTCAACAGGTCATATAAGGCTCCACGGCCTAAAAAAACCTAGGTTGCGCCCATGATCGATGCGCTCTATTCAGTGGATGTGTGGTTGTTCTACGCTGTCAACCACGGGCTTTCGAACCCGGTGTTCGATCTCCTCATGCCCCTTGTCACAACTACAAAGTGGTGGTATCCGCTCTATGCTGTGGGAATAGGCTATCTGCTTCTACGCGGATGGCAGCAACGTAGCAGTTCGGAGGGTAAAAACCTCATCTGGTGTGCAGCTCTTTTGCTTCTTGCCGTGGCCGTGTTGGATCAGGCAAGTCATCGACTTCTCAAGGAAGTCATCAGTAGACCAAGACCGTACCTCGTTCTAGGCGATGTGTATCAACTTGTTGGTTCGGGAGGGGGCTCCTTCCCCAGTAATCACGCGATGAATAATTCTGCGGCAGCTGTGATCCTCTCTGGGTTCTTTCCAAATAAGCGATGGATCTTCTGGACGATTGCGGCGACTATAACATTCTCTCGTGTCTACTGTGGTGTTCACTACCCTAGCGATGTACTGGGAGGTGCCATCATCGGTGCGGGAGCCGGATTCCTGTTCCTTGTTTCAGCACGGCGTCTGATGCGGTGAATCCGCTCCGGACAGCCCCCTCTAACGTAGCCGGAAGTCCGGTCCGGGTCCAGTCCCCAGCCAAGAACAGATTTCTGGCAGAAGGCGTACCGCACTCTACCCGTTTCTCATCGTCCAACGGAGTGAAGAGCGGTGTAGCCCACTTCTCCTTGATCACCACGCCGTTTATGAGAAGTATCGACGACAATTCTGGGAACAACAACCGCAACTCCTTATCGCATAAGGAGATGATGTCTTCCGAGGGTTCAGCAACGATCCCATGTCCGGCGCTTACCGTGAGTGCAACCAGCCCATTTCGTGTCCGACGTTTATCAAAGACCCACTGAACCGTGGCCCCAAGAGCAGCAGCAAAATCATACGGCATCCACGGTTTGTCATACCACAGATATACGCTGATGATCGGACTCATTTCGGGAGGGGGCGGAAGATCATCGGGAAGTTCAGAGGTCGCAAGGAGTCTACTCAACGCCCGCTGGGGGACTGCGCTGATCACGGCGTCAACGGACAGCGACGTGCCGTTGGAGAGCTCGGCAGAGCGGATCTCGCCGTCAGAGACGACAAGTCTGTCTACCGACGTGCTTGTCATGATCCTGCCGTTGTTCTCCTGCATCCACCGTGGGAATGGCTCAAGCAAAGCACTCAGGCCGGCGGTCGGGATGAGTAACTGCGCGTCCGTGGTAGACCCCAAGAACGCAAGCCGCATCACTTCAACCAGCAAGGACGCAGAGGCCTTCTCGAGTGGGGCGTTCAGGGTAGCAAGAACGATGGGTTCCCAGAACCGACGGATGATGTCGTCCGGCTGACTCTGCTGAGCGAGAAACTCGGCACAACTCATCCCCTTCCCGGTAACGCTCCCGAGTGAGATCCGGAGGGCCAGGCGGAGTCCGGCCAACCGCGAACGAAGCCCGATCCCTCGAAGCATCAACATTCCCACTGCGATCCCGGCCTTTCCCGGCAATCTAGATGCATCGAGAACATCGTGGATACCAGACGGGTCTACGAATGCCACGGTAAGTGCTTTCTGACGCTCCAGGATATGCTCAGTGCCCAGTTCTCGCACTACGCGCAAGAGATCGTGATAACATCCCATCATCACGTGCTGACCATTGTCGATCTCGTCCCCGCTCTGCCTGTCAACAAACGACCTAGCCCGGCCTCCAAGGTATGGACGCTCTTCCACCAAGACAACCTCACAACCGCGCATGGCAAGCCCCATCGCCGCCGCGATGCCAGACCAGCCGCCGCCAATCACAAGCACAAGCACAAATGACCAATGACTAATGACCAATGACCAATGACAAGTTACTCTGTGTTAGCTCAACAACTCCCAGACTACATCCGTACATATCTTGTTATCAGTCATCTGTCATTAGTCATCCGTCATTAGTCATTAGTCATTAGTCATTAGTTTTCTCATGATTACTTGGTCAGATTTCGAGCTCCTCGACATCCGCGTTGGTACCATCGTCCGAGCGGAGGAGTTCCCTGAGGCAAAAAAGCCGGCATTTAAGCTCTGGGTGGATCTTGGAGGGGGCGAAATTCGCCATTCCAGCGCCCAGATCACAGACCTCTACACCCCGGAAGTCCTTGTCGGCAAACAAGTTGTGTGCGTCTGCGGCTTCCCGCCAAAACAGATCGGACCCTGGCTCTCCGAGGTCCTTGTTACCGGATTCCATCAAGAAGACGGCTCCGTAGCCCTGTGTACCCCGGACATGCCTGTCCCCAACGGCACCCCCCTACGGTAGCGCACACGCTTCGCTGGTGGTGGTCATCGGGTCACGGCATGCCGTGACCTTACCGTCGCTGTTCGCTATTCACTATTCACTATTCGCTATTCGCTATTCACTATTCGCTATTCACTATTCACTATTCGCTATTCACTGTTATCTTTGCCGTTCTGCGGAAGTGGCGAAATGGCAGACGCACCAGACTTAGGATCTGGCGGGGCAACCTGTGAGAGTTCGAGTCTCTCCTTCCGCACTATTATCAATGTTGGCTACAAGGAGCCGGATCTTGGAACGTACCCTCATCGAGGTGGAAGCTTGTACGCGTGAAGTTCGTATCGAACTCACCGAGAGTGAGCTCAAGCCGCACTACGAACGCGCCTACGAGCAAGCACAAGCAGGCATCACCCTCCCCGGATTCCGCAAGGGCAAGGTTCCAATCCCGATCATCAAGCAACGCTTTGCTCGCGACATCGAGAACGACGCTCTAGATACCATCGCCGACGCCGAGTTCCGGAAGTTCGCAACAGAAGAAAAACTTCGCGTTGTTGGCAATCCTGCACTGACGGATATTCAGAAGTCGCCATCTGGAGTGACATTCACGATCAAGTTCGACATCATGCCCGACTTCGAACTAGGCTCGTATCGCGGACTCGTTGCCGACAGACATATCAAGCTCGTGACCGAAGCGGACGTTCAAGCTGAAGTGGATCGCATTTGCCTCCGCGCTGCTACGTTCGAACCTGCAGAGCAGATCACGGGAACGATGTTCGTTGCAACGATCTCCCTCCACGAGCTCGACCGCGAATCATCCATGCCGATCATCGGGGCAGAGCCGCGTGAAGAGCGCGTATTTCTCGAAGATGAGAATGTGGATATGCACCTTCGCTCTTCCCTGGCAAATACCAAGGTTGGCGACACATTCTCGTATGTCTCCGAAACGCAGGACGAGAACCAACAGCCAAGCAATAGTCGCGTTACGGTAACAGACATCCAACAGGTCATTCCCGCTGAATTCACGAATGAATTCGTTGAGATGGTCACGGGTGGCCGTTTCAAGACAACCGAAGAACTTCGCGCCGATATCGAACGCCAACTCAGTGAGTACTTCGATCAAGCATCACGCGAGAGCCTCGAGAATCAGATCGTGGACCAACTTGTGAAGTCGCACGAGTTCGAAGTCCCTGAGCCCCTTGTCCATGCCGTGATCCACCAGCTCTTTGACGATTTCAAGAAGCGTAATGAAGGGGCTCCCGGTATCGAGAACGTTACAGCACATGATGTAGAACCACAGTTCCGTCCGTCAGCTGAGCGCATCGTTCGTTGGGAACTCATTCGCGATAAGATCATCGATGCAGAGAAGCTCGTTGTAACAGATGAGGATGTGGCCGTTGCAGCCGGACGTTTCGGACTTCCGGAAGACCAGCTTCGCATGATCATGCGTCAGAATCATACTGTCGAAGATCAACTCCTCGCTGAAAAGGCAGTTCGTACGCTGATAGACTATGCCATTATCAACGACGTCAACGTCGACTCCGAACAACCTGTCATCTAGCGGAGTATAGTAGCCCATGCAGAACCAACTTGTGCCGATGGTCGTTGAACAAACGAGCCGTGGCGAACGTGCATATGACATCTACTCGCGCCTTCTCAAGGAGCGGATCATCTTCATCGGCACGCCGATCGATGACTACGTAGCAAGTCTTACCATCGCACAGCTTCTGTTCCTTCAGAGCGAGGATCCGAATAAGGACATCTCGATCTACATCAACTCCCCGGGTGGCAGTGTTTCCGCAGGTCTTGCCATCTACGATACAATGCAATTCGTGAAGCCGGATGTATCTACCATCTGTGTAGGCATGGCCGCATCAATGGCTCAGGTTCTTCTTTGCGCCGGTGCCAAGGGCAAACGATTTGCCCTACCGAATTCGCGGATCATGATGCACCAGCCTCTGGGCGGTACACAGGGACAGGCAACGGATATCGAGATCTACACGAAAGAGATGCTTCGTATTCGAGACACGCTGTATGGTATCATCCAGAATCATACAGGCAAGGACTACGAAACGATCAAGAAGGATGCCGATCGCGATAACTACATGTCGCCTCAGGAAGCCCTTGATTATGGTCTGATCGATAAGATCATGGAACGTACCGCCTGATCCCCAGTTGGGATTTCAGCGTTATGGTATGATATTGCAGGGAACATGAGTACAACCGACACTACGAATACCGGACATCCTGAGGAATTGCACTGCTCGTTCTGCGGGCGGAGTTCTCGTGAGGTTGTGAGCCTGATCGCTGGTAAAGGTGTCTACATCTGCGACATTTGCGTGCAGAATTCGGTTGAGATCCTCCGCAAGAATCAACCTGCTCCTACGCTACGTAGTGACGTGAAGTCACTGCCACGCCCCTCCGAGATCAAACGTCAACTCGACGGACACGTGATCGGACAAACCGAAGCAAAAGAGGTCCTCTCTGTAGCGGTCTACAACCACTACAAGCGCATTCAGGCTGAAAATCTCGTAAGCGCATTCGACGATGTTGAGATCGAAAAAAGCAACATCCTCCTCCTCGGTCCAACGGGAACCGGCAAAACGCTTCTGGCTCAGACTCTTGCTCGTATCCTTGATGTTCCGTTCGCTATTGCCGATGCAACAACGCTCACGGAAGCAGGATATGTAGGCGATGATGTTGAGTCGATCATCGTGAACCTCCTCCAGAATGCCGATTACAACGTAGAACGCGCCGAACGCGGCATCATCTATGTGGATGAGATCGACAAGATCACTCGCAAGAGTGATTCTGCGTCGATCACCCGTGATGTTTCCGGTGAAGGTGTTCAACAGGGTCTGCTGAAGATCCTCGAAGGGACGATCGCCGGAATTCCGCCAAAGGGTGGACGTAAACATCCGGAACAGCCCCTTATCTATGTGAACACGAGGAACATACTGTTCATCTGTGGTGGTGCCTTTGAAGGTCTGGAAAAGATCATCGCCCGACGGAAGCGTCCGTCCACGATGGGCTTTATGGCACAGACTGCGGCCACGGTCGAAGAGTCGAGCGAAATGCTTCGGCTTGTAGAGCCGGAGGATCTGATGCGCTTCGGATTCATTCCGGAATTCATCGGTCGACTTCCAGTGATCTCTGCACTTGATCCACTCAGTGACGAAGCCATGCTGGACATTCTTACGAACCCGAAGAATGCCATCGTAAAGCAGTATCAGAAGCTGCTTCTCCTGGAAGGCATCGAGCTCCAGTTCGAAACGGACGCCCTCGTAAAGATCGTTACCAAGGCCAAATCTCGCCGCACAGGTGCACGCGCACTTCGCGGTGTGATGGAAGAGGTGATGAATCCGATCATGTATATGCTGCCCGATGCAGGCAATGTTCGCAAGTGTGTCATCACAAGCGAAGTGGTTGAGCGTGGTGCTGCCCCGCTTCTCGAACTCAGCGAACAGGCTACTGCCCGCGGCCGCGCATAAGCGCTCTTGCAAAGACGTCGTTCAACACCGTACGCGTGTGCTCCATAGCATACGTGCTGGTCACATAGTTGCGTCCTGCCTCTGCTAACCGCTCCCTTTCGGCCTCATGCGCAAGAAGATCCATGATGTGCACGGCGAGAGAGTCCGGCGAATCTCCAACACGGATCTCGTCATCAGCTCGGGCGCCCACCGGTTCGTGGCTTATCGGGGTGGTAATACATGCTACACCCATTGCCATCGCTTCTAGAAGCTTGTTCTGAAGTCCCGTTCCGATCCTCATCGGAGCAACGAAGACTCGAGACGCAGCATAGCATGAGCGGATATCGTCAACCCATCCGGTGATCTCAACACGCTCTGATGCCAGTGCCCGCACACTTCGATGCGGCGATGCACCAGCGATCACAACTCGTGCATGAGGCATCGTTTGCCATACGATCGGCATGATGGTGTTCACCAAGTAGATGGCGGCATCAACGTTGGGTGGGTAATTCATGTTGCCAACAAAGGCCACATCCACGGTCTTCGGAACATCCTGTGGAGCGAAATATTCCGTGTCTATCCCATTCGGTAGGACCGTTACGTTGTGTCCACCAGACCGGAACATCACGACCCGATCCTGTTCAGAGATGATGATATGTTCGTTGAACCAAGCAGCAGAACGCGACTCATACGCACGAACGGTTCGCAACTCACGCTTGTACAAAGGAAGCAAGTACCAGGGGGCTGTGGAGACCCTCTGCTCTGTCCCTCGAGAAAACGCGTCTTGGTAGTCGATGACCGATGGAGCGTGTGAACCGCTCTCGGCAAAGTAGGTGGCGGTGCGTATGAGCTGACAATACACAAGGTCCGGCTGTAGAGTCCGCAGGAGCTCTCTCACGCGCCTCTGAGCATGCGGAGAGAGAAAGTACCCTACTTGAAGCGGAAGCCCCCTCACAAACGAACGTAGCAGATTGAACACACGCGTTGTGAATGAGAGTGGCAAGACTGTGATCGAAGCACAGAAGGGGCTCACCATTGCCTGATGTTCTGCGGTGACCGGTACGTCTGAAAGCGCGATCACATGCACCTCATGTCCCGACGCTGCGAGATTCTTGAGGTGTTGGTATGCGCGAAGTTTATCACCCTTCTCAAGCGGATAGGGAAACCGCGAGAGGATAACGGCGACTTTGGAGGGTGGGCAACTCATCGGTAAGGACGAATATACCCACCCTCAATGTCACGGTTATCGAACAACGACCATTGCCTGTGTTCTACGATCGCCGTTCGCTCTCAACTGCACCATGTAGGTGCCACTTGGGAGAGCACTCACGGCGAATGGAGTGGTGTACTCACCTGCGGCTTGTTCTTGATTCACGAGCGTAGCAACGTGGAAGCCGATGCTATCAAACACCTCAAGGCGAATGTACTGCGTGGTGCTAAGGGAGTACCGAATGTTCGCTTCTGAGCGAACCGGATTCGGCGCGATGGGATCAAAACGGAAGCCATTGCCAACTTCGGTCTCGGCAACGCTTGTTGGTGAGGTCTTGATGACGGGAACTGTTGTGAAGTCACCGAACAATACTGTTCGGATCACATTCGGATCGGCACCGAACCACTGTTGCAGAACACTGGCATAGATCTGTCGGAAGTCGTGCTGCATCTTGAGATTGCCGTTCTCCAGATCGGTCAAGCTCGGATTGTTTCCTACAATGCCGTCCTGCACCGGTATACCAAAGAAGAACAACGGAGCAGCCGTGCCGTGGTCGGTCCCCAAGCTTTCATTTGATGCGACGCGTCTGCCGAACTCAGAGAACGTCATCGAAACCACGCGTTCACCTACACCGAGTTTCTCGATATCCTTCTGGAAGGCAGAGACAGCATCGGAAACCTGCTTCAAGAGTCCGGCATGTGCACCGAGAGTTGTGTCCGCTCCATCAACCTGTGCAGAGTGTGTATCGAACCCCGTCATCTGCACCACATAGACCCGCGTCTTCATGCCGCCGGCGATGAGCCGAGCAACGATCTTCAACTGGTCTGCAAGCTTATTCGCTGTTGGATAGGTCTCAATGTTCTGAGCCTTATCTGCAGCGGCCTTGATCACCGTTGAATACTGCATCGATTTGTTCTGCACCTCACGAACGTAGGTGATGTTCTCCGATGCGAACTTTGTTGACGGAAGATCAGAGCCCGGTGCGTCGGAGCCACTGACCAGACGATAGAATGACTCCGGATCTTGCAGAGCGATCCCCATGGACTGATGCTGTAAGCCGGTGAGTGCCAAACCAACAACAGCCGACATCTGAATGGCGATCGGATCGGGCATCGTTGTGTTCGGATATCCCTCGGGATAGTTTGGATACTCTCCATTGAGATACCGTCCAAGCCAGCCTGTGGTCTCATTGATGTTGGAAGCGCTGCCACTCATCCAGATATCGGTTGACCGAAAGTGCGAGAGGTTCGGATTCGGATAGGTAACGCCCTGCACGAGATTCACCTTCTTCTGTCCCCAAAGCTCATGGATGCCGGTCATCACAGGATGAACACCAACGTCATCCCGGAACTTCAAGACCTTGTTCTCGGGGATGGCAATGTTTCCCCGAAGCCCCATATACGTACTGTAGTCACTCAACGGGATCACGGTGTTCAGTCCGTCGTTACCACCATTGAGCTGGATAAGGACCAAGACTCTGTCGGTCTCTGTTTCTACGTTGAAGAGATCGTGCAGTGCCGGACCGTCAAATGCATGAAGCGGGATCCCGTTCATGAACATCGGAAGAGCTAGTGCACCGGTTGTGCGTGCGAGGAATGATCTGCGATCGATTCCGTTCTTGGGCGTTTGGTTTTTCATGTTCAGCTCCTCAACCAAGTTGGAATTCCGCCATGCGGAACATGTATTTGAAAAGCCGATCAAGATTGGTCTTCACGGCGGTCCTGGCAGCGGCGTTGGACTGATTACTGAAGTAGGCATTCCACACATCGCCCCATTCATAATATCGACCACCACTCATCAGAACTTCTTCGGCTAGCATCATCCTGGTCTCTTCGGAGAACGGGACAGCGAACATCAATTCATTGATCTGATCGATCAGTTTGAGTGAATCCTCTACGTCGGTGAATGTCTTCACAAACTCCGGCGAGTCCAGGATTGGCTTCCGCCCGAGTGCATTATTGTTCACGAGCAGGGAGTCCGTGAACCCATTGCGAAGTGGCAGAGTAGCTGTTGTTAGCCAAATGCGGTAGAAGTCCGGTGACTGGTAGTATGCCTCCCATCCCGCAACACTCGCCGGTTCAACGAGATCCATCTGCAATCCTGCCAGTGCGGTTGGGAACGCTTGATAGAACCGATTATACAACGAAGGGTCCGTTGGGGGTGTCCAGGTCGTAGCGGTTCGCATCAGTCCCAACACGAGATCTGCCGGACTCCGCAACTGAGCGCCGCGGAGTTCTGCTTCAAAGAAGTGTTCGGATGCAAGTAGCTTACGCAACACCGGTCCAATCACAAATCCATTCTGCTTGAGTTCTGATGCCAGCGGGATGAGAACCTCATCATCCACTTCCGGCGGTACATAACTGTTCACGAACCAGCGATAGAGCTTGCCAACGATGTAGTGCGCGGTGGCATTCTGTTCGAAGATCATATCGATCATCTCGTACAGCTCGTCTTTTCCGCCATTGACGCCCGTGCGCCCCTTGATCACCTTGTTCTGATAGCGCTGTGAGAACTGCTTGTCCGTTGTGTCGTGATTGTTTGCAACGAATACAGTATTCGGATTGTCGGCGAACATCGGCGGAGTCTTCGGCTCATTGTCGCGCAGATCCCTGTCACCCGTTGTGAACACAAGATCTCTCGTACCAAAGTCTCTCCACCCGGTGAGGACCTTGGCTGCAGCCTGCACGTCTTGTTCAGTATACGTAGTGTAATCGCCCTGAGAGATCTCCGGTCCCTTACCGATGGTAAAGAGCTCTTGCAGTTCACGTCCGTAATTCTCGTTCGGACTCTTCTTTGTGTTCGTGTTGCCGTTGAGGTATCGGAGCATTGCTGCATCAAGGGAGACCCTGCGCGTCATGTCCTTGAAATTGCCGAAGGCATTCGCGCGAAGGTAGGCAAGCAGGTTGAAGGAGAAGATGCCATTCTGCACCGCACTCATTTCTGTTGCGAAATGGTTGGACCAGAAGACTGTGAGCTTTTCATGGATCGAGACGGGGTCGTGGATCATGTTCCGAACCCACCAGGTCTTCGTGATCCCATTGTAGAAGCCGCTCCCCTTTGTCACGTCATAGCCAGTTGACGTGGACGGGTCATTCCTGTCGGAGATCACCACCGTCTTTGTCCAGACCTGACCTTCATCTGGCACCCACTTCGATCCATCAGCCGAATTCACGGGAGGATCCTTCTTGGGAAGGGGCGTGAAGAGCTTGGTAAGGGTCTTGTCCAACCCATCTTTCACCGCCTGGTTCAACTGCTCATTGGATGCGCCGAAAGAAGCTCGCCGCAGCAAATGTGCTGCTTCCCTCCTCGTCCAGGCTCCGGAATATGCCGTAAGCTTTGCCATAGTTCCCTCGTGCTTGAGTTCTGCTCTTTCCCTCGTTCCATCAAACCCGGCCTCAGTGTTCATAAGGCATAAGGGGTTTAATACGTGGAATATACCATGATGATGAGGAGAGTTACGACGTAGGGGCGAGGCCCCGCCTCGCCCGGGGCAACGGTGTTATACCGGGGTTACGGGGTTACGGAGTTACGGGGTTACGGGGTTACGGGGTTACGGAGTTACGGAGTTACGAGGTTACGGGGTTACGGGGTTACGGGGTTACGGGGTTACGAGGTTACGACGTTACGGGGCGTCGTTACGCGTTTGATGGCGGAATTGAGCGAGTTTTCGTTCTCCACGAGGTCTTGGGCGGTTGCATTGATCATCCGCACCTTCCGGATGTCAATGAAGGATAGTCTACGGCGGACGATCGATTGAAGGAGACAGATCTCGATGTAGTTAGAGAGAAATGCAACGTATTCAAGCGGAAGGGGCTTACGAACAACAAATCCGAAGCGTTCGATGGTGTGGCTTGAGAGGAAGTACATCGTTCCGCGAAGCTTGGTATCCATTGGTACTTCGCCGGCTCTGATGGCATCGAGGAGCCCCTTGATCCCAACTCCCAGATGACTGAGGAGGATCTGCTGGCTCACGTTCTTTTGCCCAAAGAAATCCCAAGTAGTGCCGAGATGCAGTTCCAGCCTGCCGGATCCAAAGGGCTGTGTGAAGAACATCGGCGAATAGTAGCGATACAGGCCCAACCGTTTGAAGAGTGGTGTTGTGATGTAGCGGCCCACACGAAAGGCGAGCACAGCCACAAACACCCATAGAAGACTCAGCCCAATGGTAGCGAGTATCATGGTACCAACATCGTCCGGATAACGTTATCGGAACGTGATGTTCACGGTGTGCAACAGTAACCTCTGCGCAACATCACCATGAGCTAGTTTTGTGCAATGGCAAAGTCCCTTGGCACGATCGCACTGGAGAATACACTTACACCGTTCAATGTGGTGAATGTGGTTCTCGTTGCGGGACTGTATTCCGTCTATCTCCTCAATGATGATCAGCGCCTTGCTCTGGACTCC
This region of Ignavibacteria bacterium genomic DNA includes:
- the clpP gene encoding ATP-dependent Clp endopeptidase proteolytic subunit ClpP; amino-acid sequence: MQNQLVPMVVEQTSRGERAYDIYSRLLKERIIFIGTPIDDYVASLTIAQLLFLQSEDPNKDISIYINSPGGSVSAGLAIYDTMQFVKPDVSTICVGMAASMAQVLLCAGAKGKRFALPNSRIMMHQPLGGTQGQATDIEIYTKEMLRIRDTLYGIIQNHTGKDYETIKKDADRDNYMSPQEALDYGLIDKIMERTA
- the clpX gene encoding ATP-dependent Clp protease ATP-binding subunit ClpX, whose translation is MSTTDTTNTGHPEELHCSFCGRSSREVVSLIAGKGVYICDICVQNSVEILRKNQPAPTLRSDVKSLPRPSEIKRQLDGHVIGQTEAKEVLSVAVYNHYKRIQAENLVSAFDDVEIEKSNILLLGPTGTGKTLLAQTLARILDVPFAIADATTLTEAGYVGDDVESIIVNLLQNADYNVERAERGIIYVDEIDKITRKSDSASITRDVSGEGVQQGLLKILEGTIAGIPPKGGRKHPEQPLIYVNTRNILFICGGAFEGLEKIIARRKRPSTMGFMAQTAATVEESSEMLRLVEPEDLMRFGFIPEFIGRLPVISALDPLSDEAMLDILTNPKNAIVKQYQKLLLLEGIELQFETDALVKIVTKAKSRRTGARALRGVMEEVMNPIMYMLPDAGNVRKCVITSEVVERGAAPLLELSEQATARGRA
- a CDS encoding glycosyltransferase, whose amino-acid sequence is MSCPPSKVAVILSRFPYPLEKGDKLRAYQHLKNLAASGHEVHVIALSDVPVTAEHQAMVSPFCASITVLPLSFTTRVFNLLRSFVRGLPLQVGYFLSPHAQRRVRELLRTLQPDLVYCQLIRTATYFAESGSHAPSVIDYQDAFSRGTEQRVSTAPWYLLPLYKRELRTVRAYESRSAAWFNEHIIISEQDRVVMFRSGGHNVTVLPNGIDTEYFAPQDVPKTVDVAFVGNMNYPPNVDAAIYLVNTIMPIVWQTMPHARVVIAGASPHRSVRALASERVEITGWVDDIRSCYAASRVFVAPMRIGTGLQNKLLEAMAMGVACITTPISHEPVGARADDEIRVGDSPDSLAVHIMDLLAHEAERERLAEAGRNYVTSTYAMEHTRTVLNDVFARALMRGRGQ
- a CDS encoding DUF1501 domain-containing protein, with amino-acid sequence MKNQTPKNGIDRRSFLARTTGALALPMFMNGIPLHAFDGPALHDLFNVETETDRVLVLIQLNGGNDGLNTVIPLSDYSTYMGLRGNIAIPENKVLKFRDDVGVHPVMTGIHELWGQKKVNLVQGVTYPNPNLSHFRSTDIWMSGSASNINETTGWLGRYLNGEYPNYPEGYPNTTMPDPIAIQMSAVVGLALTGLQHQSMGIALQDPESFYRLVSGSDAPGSDLPSTKFASENITYVREVQNKSMQYSTVIKAAADKAQNIETYPTANKLADQLKIVARLIAGGMKTRVYVVQMTGFDTHSAQVDGADTTLGAHAGLLKQVSDAVSAFQKDIEKLGVGERVVSMTFSEFGRRVASNESLGTDHGTAAPLFFFGIPVQDGIVGNNPSLTDLENGNLKMQHDFRQIYASVLQQWFGADPNVIRTVLFGDFTTVPVIKTSPTSVAETEVGNGFRFDPIAPNPVRSEANIRYSLSTTQYIRLEVFDSIGFHVATLVNQEQAAGEYTTPFAVSALPSGTYMVQLRANGDRRTQAMVVVR
- a CDS encoding DUF1800 domain-containing protein, with the translated sequence MAKLTAYSGAWTRREAAHLLRRASFGASNEQLNQAVKDGLDKTLTKLFTPLPKKDPPVNSADGSKWVPDEGQVWTKTVVISDRNDPSTSTGYDVTKGSGFYNGITKTWWVRNMIHDPVSIHEKLTVFWSNHFATEMSAVQNGIFSFNLLAYLRANAFGNFKDMTRRVSLDAAMLRYLNGNTNTKKSPNENYGRELQELFTIGKGPEISQGDYTTYTEQDVQAAAKVLTGWRDFGTRDLVFTTGDRDLRDNEPKTPPMFADNPNTVFVANNHDTTDKQFSQRYQNKVIKGRTGVNGGKDELYEMIDMIFEQNATAHYIVGKLYRWFVNSYVPPEVDDEVLIPLASELKQNGFVIGPVLRKLLASEHFFEAELRGAQLRSPADLVLGLMRTATTWTPPTDPSLYNRFYQAFPTALAGLQMDLVEPASVAGWEAYYQSPDFYRIWLTTATLPLRNGFTDSLLVNNNALGRKPILDSPEFVKTFTDVEDSLKLIDQINELMFAVPFSEETRMMLAEEVLMSGGRYYEWGDVWNAYFSNQSNAAARTAVKTNLDRLFKYMFRMAEFQLG